From the Chloroherpetonaceae bacterium genome, the window AGCGCAACTCCATTTCGCGCACCTTTAGCTGCAGCTCCTCGAGAGGTAGTTGCAGGTAGTAGTTAACAAGGTCGCGAATCATCAGCATTCGCACATTGCTATCGGTGGTCAGTCCCTGCCGGCGCTTTTCTTCAATGATTTGCACGAGGTTGCCACTTGCCAACTCTTCGGCTGTCAGTACATACATTTCACTGCCCTTGTCATTTGCTGATTTAATCGCTAAGCGGTCAGGCGTAATGCTGGGCGGCGGCACACTTACGCCAGTCATTGGCACTGGCGCTTGTTGTGGTGCGGCTTGTGGCGCTGGAGCAGGTGACGCATGATGACTCTCTTCCGCTTCGCTTTGCGCTTGAATCATTTTGTTGGTGGTATCACGCAAGCGCTGCGAGAGAATTTTGATAAAGTTGAGTAGAATTTTAATTGCTTCATTCGGTCGGCTCTGAATCATCCGGTCGAAGTTATACTTCGGCATCACCAGCAGCTCAGAATACTCTCGCACAATAGCAGAGGCAGAACGCTTCTGTTGCTCGAAGAGCGACATTTCGCCTAACAAAGCACCCGGCCCTAAGGTAAGAAAGACCACATCCTCGCCTGCTGCGTTTTTCTTTGCCAAATCTACCTTGCCTGATAGAATCACATACATAATTTGACCGACAATTAAATTTTCTCTAAAGAGCACATAGCCGGGCTCAAAACTCTTGATAAAGGCATACTTGATAATTTGGTCCATTTCCTCAGGCGAGATCCCTTCAAAAATTGGTATGTTCGACGGGTCTATTTTTCGCATCTTTGCGGGATTGAAAGATCGTTGAAGATTGTTATATCGCGAATTTGGTCTGCGCACTTCTCTCTTTCTGCGCCGCCCAAGTAGTAATATAATTTTTTAGCGCCAATATCCATACCTTTGCGTTCCGTGCTGCCCAAAGCGGCAACTGCACCAAGTTTTCTATCGTAGCGTTGGGTTGCAAATGCCTGAAATCTATCCTAAACTGCGGTATGCTTTCATCGCTTTGCATTGTCCCAGTTCAGGCTGAACACAAAGCGCCGATTGGCGCACTGCTGCAAGAGACTGGCATGTTTCGGCCCGATGAAATTGCCGTTGCACTTGAACTGATTGATGAGACGCTTGCCCGCAATGGAAACCTTACGCCTGAAGATTACCACACTTTTGTGGCTCTTAGTGCCGAGCGTGTAGTAGGCTATGTGTGTTTTGGCAAAACACCGATGACCACTTCTACTTTTGACCTTTACTGGATTGCTGTGTCCCCGTCCGAGCAAGGCAAAGGCATTGGTCAGAGACTATTTGAATTTGCTTGCCAACGTATTCAAGAGATGGGTGGGCGACTGCTTGTAATTGAGACTGCCTCTCAGCCAAAATATGCGCCCACGCGTCAGTTTTATGAACGAATGGGCTGCACAGAAGTAGCCCGAATTAAAGACTTTTACAGCCTTGGAGACGACAAACTCATCTACACAAAATCACTCTAAGCGAGCGCTGGCTGAAGCCCCGATTGGCGTTTTTGATTCGGGTGTGGGTGGCCTGACAGTTGTGCGCCGCATTGTTGAGCGACTACCTACTGAGCACATCGTCTACTTTGGCGATACTGCACGTGTGCCATATGGTACGAAATCTGTGCCTACGATTCGCAAATATGCAGCCGAAAACACTGCTCTTTTGCTTCGGGAATCTCCCAAATTGATTGTAGTGGCTTGTAACACCGT encodes:
- a CDS encoding cyclic nucleotide-binding domain-containing protein; translation: MRKIDPSNIPIFEGISPEEMDQIIKYAFIKSFEPGYVLFRENLIVGQIMYVILSGKVDLAKKNAAGEDVVFLTLGPGALLGEMSLFEQQKRSASAIVREYSELLVMPKYNFDRMIQSRPNEAIKILLNFIKILSQRLRDTTNKMIQAQSEAEESHHASPAPAPQAAPQQAPVPMTGVSVPPPSITPDRLAIKSANDKGSEMYVLTAEELASGNLVQIIEEKRRQGLTTDSNVRMLMIRDLVNYYLQLPLEELQLKVREMELRFRSRPK
- a CDS encoding GNAT family N-acetyltransferase → MLSSLCIVPVQAEHKAPIGALLQETGMFRPDEIAVALELIDETLARNGNLTPEDYHTFVALSAERVVGYVCFGKTPMTTSTFDLYWIAVSPSEQGKGIGQRLFEFACQRIQEMGGRLLVIETASQPKYAPTRQFYERMGCTEVARIKDFYSLGDDKLIYTKSL